The following coding sequences lie in one Methylotuvimicrobium alcaliphilum 20Z genomic window:
- a CDS encoding OmpA family protein: protein MCLKKIMASALLAGFVAIPSAWAEEPQDDRWYVAPFGTFIKSGGDRGAKDGWGGGMGFGKMLNDHFNVELRGFYQGFSGYNNAETGQTKGRWDLTGGSADLQYYFFRDTFSPYIVAGIGGMNTSVPGNSAASITGEGGVGFTYELHDNFLLRSDVRYRYNNNFNANLRPGTEEYHDMTVNVGFVIPFGEKPRAAVTPVKFEPAPAAAQDCSTLDSDGDGVNDCLDKCPGTISGSKVDAQGCPISIELRGVNFKFDSAELTEEAKAILDGVAEKLIAYPQEKEIEVQGHTSSEGGYNYNMRLSERRSQSVVDYLRAKGVTDSMHAKGYGPNRPVADNRTEAGRVQNRRVELIWMEN, encoded by the coding sequence ATGTGTTTAAAAAAAATAATGGCTAGTGCTTTATTGGCAGGATTTGTCGCCATTCCTTCGGCTTGGGCCGAGGAGCCGCAAGATGATCGCTGGTATGTTGCGCCATTCGGCACCTTCATCAAATCAGGTGGCGACCGTGGTGCTAAAGACGGCTGGGGCGGCGGTATGGGCTTCGGGAAAATGCTTAACGACCATTTCAACGTCGAGTTAAGAGGTTTTTACCAAGGTTTCAGTGGCTACAATAACGCCGAAACAGGCCAAACCAAAGGGCGTTGGGATTTAACCGGCGGTTCAGCGGATCTACAATATTACTTTTTTCGCGATACCTTTTCTCCATATATTGTTGCCGGCATCGGCGGCATGAATACCAGCGTGCCTGGGAATAGCGCAGCTTCGATTACCGGCGAAGGCGGTGTCGGCTTTACTTACGAATTGCATGATAACTTCCTGCTGCGGAGTGATGTGCGTTACCGTTACAACAATAACTTCAACGCCAATCTGCGTCCCGGTACCGAGGAATATCATGACATGACCGTTAATGTCGGTTTTGTGATTCCATTTGGAGAAAAACCGAGAGCGGCAGTTACGCCTGTGAAATTCGAACCAGCCCCAGCAGCTGCCCAGGATTGTTCGACCCTGGATTCTGATGGAGACGGCGTCAACGATTGTTTGGATAAATGCCCGGGTACTATTTCCGGGAGTAAGGTTGATGCGCAAGGCTGTCCTATTAGTATCGAGCTCAGAGGTGTGAACTTCAAATTCGATTCTGCCGAACTGACCGAGGAAGCAAAGGCAATTTTAGATGGAGTCGCTGAAAAACTGATCGCCTATCCGCAAGAAAAAGAAATCGAAGTTCAAGGTCATACCAGTAGTGAAGGTGGCTACAACTACAACATGAGATTGTCTGAGCGCCGTTCGCAATCGGTTGTTGATTACCTGAGAGCCAAAGGAGTAACCGATAGTATGCACGCTAAAGGTTACGGTCCCAATCGCCCTGTTGCCGATAATAGAACCGAAGCAGGTCGAGTTCAAAACCGCCGTGTAGAATTGATCTGGATGGAAAATTAA
- a CDS encoding NADH-quinone oxidoreductase subunit B family protein: protein MTNKIRVATTSLAGCFGCHMSFLDIDERMLQLAEAVEFDRSPITDIEHCTNCDIGLIEGGVCNSENVHVLREFRKNCKTLVAVGACAINGGLPAMRNFIPLEECLSEAYLDGIGVENPQIPSDPELPLLLDKVRPIHEIVKIDYFLPGCPPSADVFWKFLTDLLEGREPSLPYELVHYD, encoded by the coding sequence ATGACTAATAAAATCAGAGTCGCAACCACATCGCTAGCCGGCTGTTTTGGTTGCCACATGTCGTTTCTCGACATCGACGAACGCATGCTGCAACTCGCCGAGGCGGTCGAATTCGACCGTTCGCCGATTACCGACATCGAACATTGCACGAATTGCGACATCGGCTTAATCGAAGGAGGCGTCTGCAATTCGGAAAACGTTCATGTGCTGCGCGAATTTCGTAAAAACTGCAAAACACTGGTCGCGGTCGGCGCCTGCGCCATCAACGGTGGCTTGCCGGCGATGCGCAACTTTATACCACTCGAAGAATGCCTTAGCGAAGCGTACTTAGACGGTATTGGCGTCGAAAACCCGCAGATTCCAAGCGACCCGGAGCTACCTTTATTGCTGGACAAGGTTCGCCCGATTCATGAAATCGTCAAGATCGACTATTTCCTACCGGGCTGCCCGCCGTCGGCCGATGTTTTTTGGAAATTTTTGACCGACCTGCTCGAAGGCCGCGAACCGTCACTGCCTTACGAGTTGGTGCATTATGATTGA
- a CDS encoding fused MFS/spermidine synthase: MDITHQSEIRRDNFPIFLFALTLFSSASLMFVLQPMFGKALLPLLGGSASVWNTCMVFYQSILFLGYLYAHFLSTRFGYRKHLAIHLSILLISLYFLPVSIPEGSRPPSSENPSIWLLSTLFVSIGLPFFVLSTNSPLLQKWFSKIGHQTSNDPYYLSIASNAGSLIALLSYPFLLEPAIGISQQQQYWSAGFLVLIGLISLCMLVLKQQHFQPAVNKASSINLVEKPEPKLQIQWLLLAFVPSSLLLGTTNFISIDIATVPLLWVIPLALYLFSFILVFSGYGAAIHKKILLIQPWLVAPFLIYYFSNQKLASFSVELLIHLFVFFISIMVCHGELAKKRPSTNYLTQYYLIMSFGGMLGGIFNSFIAPFIFSSIYEYPLMIVCALLLNPINGIGQYVKEHLAKIIFSAYFITFAVILSISVKQLDDAFLISFAIIALMGAAYFLFKKNSLYFPLVGLLVLSCAAPEKHQGGDQLLHQSRNFYGVLSVKKISDLNVDNNTHTLHEIYSGTTRHGLQLLNDVNRQCTPNGYYSPQGPLGSIFANYNNQNNTWRIGVVGLGAGEMAGYAKASQHWTFFELDPAVVQIATNPEYFTYLTDCISGYDIQVGDARITLENQPNPFDLLVIDAFTSDSIPTHLLTKEALELYFSRLENHGLLVFHISNRYLELKKVLADHAEKLGLTLLLQEFRPEQNIPFVYRSDWAILARKEADLLPLVNADLQHNWQRVPHYADARSWTDDFTSIMNVWK; encoded by the coding sequence ATGGACATTACACATCAAAGTGAAATCAGACGCGATAATTTTCCTATCTTCTTGTTCGCGTTGACGTTATTCAGCAGTGCTTCTTTAATGTTTGTTTTACAACCGATGTTTGGGAAAGCGCTTTTGCCTTTATTAGGCGGCTCTGCATCCGTATGGAATACCTGTATGGTGTTTTATCAGAGCATCCTCTTTCTGGGCTATCTCTATGCCCATTTTCTCTCCACTCGCTTTGGCTATCGAAAGCATCTTGCCATCCATCTTTCGATACTGCTTATCAGTCTTTATTTCCTTCCGGTAAGTATCCCTGAGGGTAGCAGGCCGCCCAGTTCGGAAAATCCCAGTATTTGGTTGTTGTCGACTTTATTTGTGTCGATAGGCTTGCCGTTTTTCGTGTTGTCCACTAACTCGCCCTTATTGCAAAAGTGGTTTTCAAAAATCGGCCATCAGACCAGTAACGACCCTTATTATCTTTCGATCGCCAGTAATGCCGGCAGCTTGATCGCGTTATTGAGCTATCCTTTTTTACTGGAACCCGCCATCGGTATTAGCCAGCAACAGCAGTACTGGAGTGCGGGTTTTCTTGTACTGATAGGCTTGATTTCATTGTGTATGCTAGTTCTGAAACAGCAGCACTTTCAACCTGCAGTCAATAAGGCATCAAGTATTAATCTAGTCGAAAAGCCTGAACCGAAATTACAAATTCAATGGTTATTATTGGCGTTTGTGCCTTCTAGTTTGTTATTGGGCACGACTAATTTCATCAGCATCGATATCGCTACGGTGCCGTTGTTATGGGTTATTCCTTTAGCCTTGTATTTGTTCTCATTTATTTTGGTATTTTCCGGTTACGGTGCGGCGATTCATAAAAAAATATTATTGATACAGCCTTGGCTGGTTGCACCCTTTTTGATTTACTACTTTTCGAATCAAAAACTGGCCTCTTTTTCAGTTGAATTATTGATTCATTTATTCGTTTTCTTTATATCCATCATGGTATGTCATGGGGAGTTAGCTAAGAAACGCCCCTCGACAAACTATCTCACTCAATATTATTTAATCATGTCTTTCGGCGGCATGCTCGGCGGTATTTTTAACAGCTTTATCGCGCCGTTTATATTCAGCTCGATTTACGAATATCCACTGATGATTGTTTGCGCATTGCTGTTGAACCCAATCAATGGCATTGGTCAGTATGTTAAGGAACATTTGGCGAAAATTATTTTTAGCGCTTACTTCATTACGTTTGCGGTCATTTTATCGATCAGTGTCAAACAACTGGACGATGCATTTCTCATTAGTTTTGCGATTATTGCTTTAATGGGCGCAGCCTACTTTCTATTTAAAAAAAATTCGTTGTATTTTCCTTTGGTTGGACTGTTGGTATTGTCCTGTGCGGCTCCGGAAAAACATCAAGGCGGAGACCAGCTCTTACATCAAAGCCGAAATTTTTATGGCGTATTGTCGGTCAAGAAAATTTCGGATCTCAATGTCGACAACAATACGCACACATTGCATGAAATTTATAGCGGCACAACCCGGCATGGCTTGCAGTTGTTGAACGATGTCAATCGACAATGCACGCCGAACGGCTATTACAGTCCGCAAGGGCCTTTGGGTTCCATTTTTGCGAATTACAACAACCAAAACAACACTTGGCGGATCGGAGTTGTCGGTCTTGGAGCTGGAGAAATGGCCGGTTACGCCAAAGCGTCTCAACACTGGACATTTTTCGAACTCGATCCGGCCGTTGTGCAGATCGCAACGAACCCAGAGTATTTTACTTATTTAACGGATTGTATCAGCGGTTACGACATTCAAGTCGGGGACGCCAGAATCACATTGGAAAATCAACCAAATCCTTTTGATTTATTGGTTATCGATGCGTTTACTTCGGATTCGATACCGACCCATTTGCTCACCAAGGAAGCTTTGGAGTTGTATTTTTCTAGGCTGGAAAATCACGGTTTGTTGGTTTTCCACATTTCCAACCGTTATCTGGAGCTGAAGAAGGTGTTGGCGGATCATGCGGAAAAATTGGGATTGACGCTGTTGCTGCAAGAATTTAGGCCTGAGCAAAATATTCCTTTTGTTTATCGATCGGATTGGGCCATTCTGGCTCGAAAAGAAGCGGACCTTCTGCCTTTAGTCAATGCCGACTTGCAGCATAATTGGCAAAGAGTGCCTCATTACGCCGATGCTCGTTCATGGACGGACGATTTCACTAGCATCATGAACGTTTGGAAATAA
- a CDS encoding ISL3 family transposase — MNSETLFSMALGLQPPWQVKAVTFSTDELARSELHLHIDFVTGSRFLDDANNLCPVHDTVERQWQHLSFFEHTCYLHCAVPRITTTDGKVRTVDVPWARPGSGFTLLFEALALALIEREMPVNRVAEILKVNPQRIWTIFNHWISKAKAADDPSMITKLGVDETSTKKGHHYVTLGVDLDEARVIHVTEGKGKATLQSIQQHLEDKGVDKEQVEQISMDLSPSFIAGAAESFPSAQITFDRFHVVKLLNEAMNQVRIAERKEHDALKGHKYTFLKNRENLSDKKEKELDELIQLYPTLGEAYRLKVLFNDLWEMPDKPTAEAFLRQWCDAVDAAKIPAFIKFANTVRGHWSGIVHFVESLISNGILEGINSKIQLAKRRARGYRNINNFINMIYFLCGKLKFDYPLYFT, encoded by the coding sequence ATGAACAGTGAAACTTTATTCAGCATGGCTTTAGGCCTGCAACCTCCTTGGCAGGTCAAAGCTGTGACCTTTTCTACAGATGAATTGGCCCGTAGCGAACTTCATCTGCATATCGATTTCGTGACTGGCTCGCGCTTCTTAGACGACGCGAATAACCTCTGTCCAGTGCATGATACCGTAGAGCGGCAATGGCAACATTTGAGCTTTTTTGAACACACCTGTTACCTCCATTGTGCGGTGCCGCGCATTACCACGACCGATGGCAAAGTCCGTACTGTTGACGTTCCTTGGGCACGGCCAGGCAGTGGTTTTACCCTGTTATTCGAAGCCTTAGCGCTAGCCTTGATTGAGCGGGAAATGCCGGTCAACCGAGTCGCCGAGATACTGAAGGTCAATCCACAGCGCATCTGGACTATCTTTAATCACTGGATTAGCAAGGCAAAAGCAGCCGATGATCCGAGCATGATAACCAAGCTGGGCGTCGATGAAACCTCGACCAAAAAAGGCCATCATTACGTTACGCTGGGCGTTGATTTGGATGAAGCCCGCGTAATTCATGTCACCGAAGGTAAGGGTAAGGCAACGCTGCAAAGTATTCAGCAACACCTTGAAGATAAAGGTGTTGATAAAGAACAGGTGGAGCAAATCAGCATGGATTTGTCACCGTCATTTATTGCCGGTGCTGCCGAATCATTCCCGTCTGCACAAATTACCTTTGACCGATTCCATGTTGTGAAATTATTGAACGAGGCCATGAATCAGGTGCGCATTGCCGAACGCAAAGAGCATGATGCTCTGAAAGGTCACAAATACACTTTTCTAAAGAACCGGGAAAACCTATCCGACAAAAAAGAAAAAGAGCTGGATGAACTGATACAACTGTACCCCACGCTGGGCGAAGCTTATCGCTTAAAAGTGCTATTCAATGATCTCTGGGAAATGCCCGACAAACCGACAGCGGAGGCTTTTTTGAGGCAATGGTGCGATGCGGTGGACGCAGCCAAAATTCCAGCGTTTATCAAGTTCGCCAACACAGTTCGAGGACATTGGTCGGGAATTGTGCATTTCGTGGAATCACTCATTAGTAACGGCATTCTTGAAGGCATCAATAGTAAGATTCAGCTGGCTAAACGGCGAGCCAGAGGCTATCGCAACATCAACAATTTCATTAATATGATTTACTTCCTATGTGGAAAGTTGAAATTTGATTACCCACTGTATTTCACATAG
- a CDS encoding ERG2 family protein — protein MLSFTVAITRPSSTLLFRKVISCIFLNTPQARQRRKSVSYIFDIDRLHAIALQGIGKTHDEMVKVIVEETARAYPKHVDSNPNRRWLFSLTAGATGVMTILHASFTEYLIIFGTPVGTEGFSGRYRMEIHDFFMAGEVWTYRKDRCGVREVAGPGDHTVLERGSVNGFKIPDSAWMLEYGRGFIPSAFPLILGDVVFSAVDGTTLAETVWLYGKMALRELLVNQKF, from the coding sequence ATGCTTTCATTTACCGTGGCGATTACCAGGCCTTCATCAACCTTACTGTTTCGGAAGGTTATTTCGTGTATATTCCTTAACACCCCTCAAGCTCGACAAAGGAGGAAGTCAGTGAGCTATATATTCGATATCGATCGTCTTCATGCCATTGCTTTGCAAGGAATCGGGAAGACCCACGACGAAATGGTGAAAGTAATAGTGGAAGAAACCGCCCGGGCCTACCCCAAACACGTCGATTCCAATCCAAATCGCCGATGGCTATTCAGCTTGACGGCGGGTGCGACCGGTGTGATGACGATACTCCATGCATCTTTTACTGAATATTTGATCATTTTCGGAACGCCGGTCGGTACGGAAGGCTTTTCCGGCCGCTACCGCATGGAGATACATGATTTTTTTATGGCCGGTGAGGTTTGGACTTATCGGAAAGACCGTTGTGGAGTACGCGAAGTGGCAGGGCCCGGCGATCATACCGTTCTGGAACGTGGTAGCGTCAATGGGTTTAAGATCCCTGATTCGGCTTGGATGTTGGAATATGGCCGAGGATTCATACCATCCGCTTTTCCGCTTATTCTAGGCGATGTGGTATTCAGTGCCGTCGATGGGACGACCTTGGCCGAGACGGTTTGGTTATACGGAAAAATGGCGTTACGGGAGCTGTTAGTCAATCAGAAGTTTTAG
- a CDS encoding 2Fe-2S iron-sulfur cluster-binding protein, protein MSKTFTLDGKPIPFEDGQTIMDAATAAGVYIPHLCHHPEFTPHGSCKLCNVNVNGRTCSACTFPATEGQDVLSETTEINQDRQKITQMLFVEGNHFCPSCEKSGNCQLQGVAYHLNMLDNHFPHFYAERKMDASHSDVMIDHNRCIFCTLCVRASQQADGKDVFAISGRGINKHLIVNSESGQLKDSDIDPSDRAAHICPTGAILIKRTGYTIPIGQRIYDHKQIDQVSLETEHESHD, encoded by the coding sequence ATGAGCAAAACATTTACCTTGGACGGCAAGCCCATTCCATTCGAAGATGGACAAACCATCATGGATGCCGCTACTGCGGCCGGCGTTTACATTCCGCATCTTTGTCATCATCCGGAATTCACGCCGCACGGCAGCTGTAAGTTATGCAACGTTAATGTCAATGGCCGCACTTGTTCGGCTTGCACATTCCCGGCAACTGAGGGCCAAGATGTATTGAGCGAAACGACCGAAATCAATCAGGACCGCCAAAAAATCACGCAAATGCTTTTCGTCGAAGGCAATCATTTTTGCCCGTCCTGCGAAAAATCCGGGAACTGCCAATTACAAGGGGTCGCATACCATTTGAATATGCTCGACAATCATTTTCCGCATTTTTACGCGGAACGTAAAATGGATGCGAGCCACTCGGACGTCATGATCGACCATAATCGCTGCATTTTTTGCACCTTATGCGTTAGGGCCAGCCAACAAGCCGACGGTAAAGACGTTTTTGCGATTTCAGGCCGCGGTATTAACAAGCACTTGATCGTTAATTCCGAGTCCGGGCAGTTAAAAGACAGCGATATCGATCCCAGCGACCGAGCCGCGCACATCTGTCCGACCGGAGCGATTCTGATCAAACGAACCGGCTATACGATCCCGATCGGACAACGTATTTACGATCATAAACAAATCGATCAAGTCAGCTTGGAAACGGAGCATGAGAGCCATGACTAA
- a CDS encoding NAD(P)H-dependent oxidoreductase subunit E, protein MESFIQNLVETHARRPTRLLAILRAVQARYFHIPNQAIRLLSKELNIPTTRIIGVIEFYSFLHLTPRGRYDILISDSITDHMLGKHNLMDYLSNKLSVSPGSVREDGLVSLDNTSCTGMCDQGPAGLINGHAITRLDRPRIDAIAQLIDEQMAVEDWPKEFFEVGDNIYQSDLLLSSRLTAGEGLQSTFARGLKETLSEIDQSGLRGRGGAGFKTAMKWRFCAEESEQERYVVCNADEGEPGTFKDRVLLNSYADHVFEGMTICAALIGAKRGFLYLRGEYLHLYHKLENVLEQRRQNGLLGNNILGKGLDFDIEICLGAGAYICGEESALIESLEGKCGIPRNRPPYPVSQGYLNKPTVVNNVETFAATANIALHGGAWFAAKGTEKSQGTKILSISGDCARPGIYEYPFGVTIRKILEDCDAHDVLGVQIGGPSGTFISNQELDRILGFEDLATGGSFIVFNSTRNILDIVRNFTDFFAHESCGFCTPCRVGTSLLKKQLDKIVDGHGSAGDVVALEELTRLVKNHSHCGLGQTAANPIIHTLERYPDLYQSQLKKISYEPGFDLNASLETARRMANRNDAGAHLAQVEE, encoded by the coding sequence ATGGAATCGTTCATTCAAAATCTCGTTGAAACCCACGCAAGGCGCCCAACTCGGCTTTTAGCAATATTACGTGCCGTTCAGGCGCGATACTTCCACATTCCGAACCAAGCCATTCGATTGTTATCCAAGGAATTAAACATTCCAACAACACGCATTATCGGCGTTATCGAATTTTATAGCTTTCTTCATTTAACGCCTCGCGGACGTTACGATATATTGATCAGCGATTCGATTACCGATCACATGCTCGGCAAACACAACTTGATGGACTATCTATCTAACAAACTTTCCGTGTCACCCGGCAGCGTTCGTGAAGACGGCTTGGTTAGCCTAGATAATACTTCATGCACCGGCATGTGCGATCAAGGCCCTGCCGGGCTCATCAATGGCCACGCGATCACTCGACTTGACCGGCCTAGAATCGACGCGATCGCACAATTAATCGACGAACAAATGGCAGTTGAGGATTGGCCCAAGGAATTCTTTGAGGTCGGCGATAACATCTATCAATCCGATTTATTATTGAGCAGTCGCCTTACCGCCGGAGAAGGTCTACAATCGACTTTCGCACGCGGCCTAAAAGAAACACTATCGGAAATCGATCAATCCGGACTCAGAGGCCGAGGCGGCGCAGGCTTTAAAACGGCGATGAAATGGCGATTTTGCGCCGAAGAATCGGAACAAGAACGCTATGTGGTCTGCAATGCCGATGAAGGCGAACCCGGAACATTCAAAGACCGAGTATTACTAAATAGCTATGCCGACCATGTTTTCGAAGGCATGACTATTTGCGCGGCACTTATCGGCGCCAAGCGAGGATTTCTGTATTTACGCGGCGAATATCTTCACCTTTATCACAAATTAGAAAACGTTCTCGAACAACGCCGTCAGAACGGTTTGCTCGGTAACAATATTCTCGGCAAAGGCCTAGATTTCGATATCGAAATTTGCCTCGGTGCCGGTGCTTATATTTGCGGCGAGGAATCGGCACTCATCGAATCGCTCGAAGGCAAATGCGGTATTCCGCGAAACCGCCCGCCCTACCCTGTTTCCCAAGGCTATTTAAACAAGCCGACCGTCGTCAACAATGTTGAAACTTTCGCAGCCACCGCTAACATTGCCTTACACGGGGGCGCTTGGTTCGCAGCTAAAGGCACGGAAAAATCCCAAGGGACCAAAATTCTTAGCATTAGCGGTGATTGCGCACGTCCCGGCATTTACGAATATCCATTTGGCGTTACGATACGGAAAATTCTGGAGGATTGCGATGCCCATGATGTACTCGGCGTTCAAATCGGCGGGCCTTCCGGCACCTTTATTTCCAACCAGGAACTCGATCGCATACTAGGATTCGAGGATTTAGCCACGGGCGGCTCATTCATCGTTTTTAATTCGACACGCAACATTCTCGATATCGTGCGTAATTTCACTGACTTCTTCGCGCATGAAAGCTGCGGTTTCTGCACGCCTTGCCGAGTCGGTACTTCGTTATTGAAAAAACAGCTCGACAAAATCGTCGACGGCCACGGTTCGGCCGGCGATGTGGTTGCACTTGAAGAACTAACTCGCCTAGTCAAAAACCATAGCCATTGCGGCTTAGGCCAAACGGCGGCCAACCCGATCATTCATACCTTAGAGAGGTATCCGGACTTATACCAAAGCCAATTGAAAAAAATCAGTTACGAGCCCGGCTTCGATTTGAACGCTTCCCTTGAAACTGCCAGACGCATGGCAAACCGTAATGATGCAGGGGCACATCTAGCCCAGGTGGAGGAATAG
- a CDS encoding Ni/Fe hydrogenase subunit alpha, protein MYEHLETAASPENLKRVVVDPVSRVEGHGKVTLLLDENNKVQQARLHIVEFRGFERFIQGRPYWELPVLVQRLCGICPVSHHLAAAKAIDQLVGIDPENLPPAATKLRRLLHFGQVMQSHALHFFHLSSPDLLFGFESEIGKRSIIAVLAEHPEIGVQGVKLRKYGQEVIRMISGKRIHGTGAIAGGMNKPLSREERDYLLTDIDQMIEWAAATVQLVKRVHCSNLPYYDDFATIRSNYLGLTRPDGALELYHGGLRAKRDNGKTILDHVDYCRYNDYIHEEVRSWTYMKFPYLLSEGKENGWYRVGPLARVNNCDYIDTPLAEAARIEFKQHGGEAMVHSTLATHWARMIETLHCAESIKVLLNDPEIMSNDLVAQGEKRFEGIGVIEAPRGTLFHHYQVDENDIVTRANLIVSTTSNNMGMNESVRQVAAEYLNGRELTEPLLNNLEVAIRAYDPCLSCATHAVGKMPLQLELIDADGQLIDKLVKHSDGVITPF, encoded by the coding sequence ATGTACGAACATTTAGAAACAGCCGCCAGCCCGGAAAACCTTAAACGTGTCGTGGTCGATCCGGTATCGCGGGTCGAAGGCCATGGCAAAGTCACATTATTGCTCGATGAAAACAATAAGGTCCAACAGGCCCGCTTGCATATCGTCGAGTTTCGAGGTTTCGAACGCTTCATTCAAGGTCGTCCTTATTGGGAGCTACCTGTTTTAGTGCAGCGCCTATGCGGCATCTGCCCGGTCAGTCATCATTTAGCCGCCGCCAAGGCAATCGATCAGCTCGTCGGCATCGACCCGGAAAATCTGCCTCCAGCCGCAACCAAATTAAGACGCTTGCTGCATTTCGGCCAAGTTATGCAGTCCCACGCCTTACATTTTTTCCATTTGTCGAGCCCGGATTTATTGTTCGGCTTCGAAAGCGAGATCGGCAAACGCAGCATCATCGCGGTATTGGCCGAGCACCCTGAAATCGGCGTACAGGGTGTCAAGCTTCGCAAATACGGACAAGAAGTAATCCGCATGATTTCCGGCAAGCGCATTCACGGCACCGGAGCAATCGCCGGCGGCATGAACAAACCGTTATCCCGTGAAGAGCGCGATTATTTGTTGACCGATATCGATCAAATGATCGAATGGGCGGCAGCAACGGTACAACTGGTCAAAAGAGTCCATTGTTCGAATCTGCCTTATTACGACGATTTCGCGACGATACGCAGTAATTATCTGGGCCTCACCCGTCCGGACGGTGCGCTGGAGCTTTATCACGGAGGTCTGCGCGCGAAAAGAGACAACGGCAAAACCATCCTCGACCATGTCGATTATTGTCGCTACAACGATTATATTCATGAAGAAGTCCGTTCCTGGACCTACATGAAGTTTCCTTATTTGTTGTCGGAAGGTAAGGAAAACGGCTGGTACCGCGTCGGCCCACTGGCCCGCGTCAATAACTGCGACTATATCGACACCCCGTTGGCCGAGGCGGCTCGCATCGAATTTAAACAACACGGCGGTGAAGCAATGGTTCATAGCACGCTGGCAACCCATTGGGCGCGCATGATAGAAACGCTACACTGCGCCGAAAGCATCAAAGTCTTACTGAACGACCCGGAAATCATGAGTAACGACCTCGTCGCGCAAGGTGAAAAGCGATTCGAAGGCATCGGCGTGATCGAAGCCCCTCGCGGCACACTGTTTCATCATTATCAAGTCGATGAAAACGACATTGTCACCCGCGCCAATTTGATCGTTTCAACAACCAGCAATAACATGGGGATGAACGAATCGGTCCGTCAGGTCGCTGCTGAATATTTAAACGGTCGCGAATTGACCGAACCGCTATTAAATAATCTAGAAGTCGCGATCCGCGCCTACGACCCTTGTTTATCTTGCGCAACCCACGCGGTCGGAAAAATGCCTTTGCAATTGGAGTTAATCGACGCGGACGGGCAACTCATCGATAAATTAGTTAAACATAGCGATGGTGTTATTACTCCCTTTTAA